The DNA region AGGCTGCAGCTCCAAATATGGCTTACACAGGTACAGAGCTGATAAAGTTTCATTGTAAATTCTATATCAAATTCACATTGACCAGCTGCCATATGGCAGAGCTTTGTTTAGAATATGAAGTCAGTTTTACAAACCAGGTAATCTGGGAGTGTTAGAAGATGCCACTCggataatataaaaataaaataaaaactaaaagtgTTAACAGCTATTTCATAAATTCTCAGCTGGGGTAGCACCATGTGAATAAGAATGagaaatgacctggaaaaaaagcATACATGTGACCCATGGATCTGTATAACTAAGGAATTATTAGACCATGAGTAAAAAAGGCATGACAAATTAGAGGTTTGGATTGGATGACTAGGGGGAATAAACTGACTGACTGTTGGGATAAGCTTATTGACTATTTCAACAGAGAATGTTAAAAACAAATGCAGTTCAGCGACTGAGGTAGACAGAAGCATGGGCTAGTGGCCTGAGAACATGACTGGAAGACAGGAAGTCcttaattttaattccatttttgACAATGACTCCCTTTCTGGTTTGGGGCAAATTCATGTAAACAGTGCGTGTTTCATTTCCCCATCCATGAGTTACCCCATGCCTATTTGATAGGCATGCTGTGAtctttaatgtttgcaaagtgatttACAAGTGCTTGATTTTATTAAGCCAGATCATAGGAAATGCTCACCTGAGATACGGATTGCTTGTCCATTTTACATGATTCATTCATTCTGACTAGGTTATTAAAAATACAGGCCTAGTATTCTAGCATTTAGCAACCGATGGAAATGACTACCATTAATACCAGTAAAGTATCTGGAGACAAAATAACCAGACGACATTGCACAATTAAGTGGGATAATTCTGGCAGAATTGCTCAAAACAGATTATCTAGGACAGAATTACAGTTAAACATGATAGGCTGTCTGTTTACCTTCAAGTCCAAGAAAGGCTGAATTTTCTTCATTGATATAGTTAGTCAGTGAATAATGCAGTAGTTCTTTTTAACCAGCATGAGGTAGATCTTTACTTGGCTTCTAAATAAAATATGGAAAGCCAAGGAAAAGCTATAGTGAAGTACAATAATGGAGAGGACAAATCAGCACCTAGAATTCTGCAAGTCTCATCGCCTCtgagaagtgaaagggagaatggattaaaacaaaaaaaagacagcCCCTCATCCTGAACACCAACTAGTGTATTTCCCTTATTGAGTAACCCTATTATTATAGGAGTGCACCATAGTTAAGGCAGTGCCAAAAGTTTCCTTTCAATGAGACCATTATAACCATCTAGTACTGTTCTgactttaatattttcatagataAATAgttataaaatagaaaaaaagatataaaaatcaGAACATGCTTCAATTTTCTAAAGTACCATGAGACCTGGCAGAATTTTGTTTAATagataatacattttttttatttttaatctatttaaattttcacagttgcacaaaattatgggctttaagcattttttatatttattgatgTAAATGTTCACACTTGTGGGAAACTGGAGGGGAGGATATCAGATAATTATTTAGTGACTGACATTgatattcaaaaagttaaagctttatagccattaaaaccacaaattgtcaacatcacacatgaaaatatacaaagtaattaTCCTTAAGTCAAACTgtaaagttctcaagcagcacttttcttactttgccaatctttaattttcaattattattgatggaattTATTTGGTCAGCTTGTATGTACAGAGTGAAAtcgatgtttactgacatttacctataaaaatctaatccttccaagcctaattacAACTACATCATTGATGAGCCAAAAATGAAGATTGAAGTTTTTAAAGTTTCACTTTTTCAGATCTTTAGATCATGTGTCACAAGAGCAGGGTGATAGGTTGAGATCTTCTCCAGTCTAAGTGCTGAGCCTTTGATGATTTTCATAAGTAATTATTAATATATTGCAAAAGAtcttttcctctcctctctcaAATATTTGTTTCTGAAACGTACATGGTTCAGTATTTGTAAACCATAATAAATCTCTAGTGCCTGTAGCTAATCGTGCATTACTTATAGCACTTTGGGACTTCAAGGACTCAAGGCTTCATTTCTGGTATATAGAAAACCGGTGCtgcaatcagtgggagtcttcGGTACACCAGGAAATGCAAGACTGGGATTCATTGGAGACACTAATTAAATAGAGTTCTGAGATTTTCATATGAAAAGATGTTTTAAGTACAATCATTTTTATGTTTCTTGGAGGGGTGGCAAGTGTGTTTATGCATATTATTGGAACCAGAGATTACTCATGCAGTATGTTTCTGAGATCCACAAAAATATGCATTAATTTGAAGGCTACTTCCAATATCTGTTTCTTTCAAAATGAACTTCAAAGCTGCCTTTCTGTCTTCATTTTCTTCAATCAAAATCCCTCTTTAATCAAATGTATACATTTGCTGAAGGAAAATAGTTCAATAAGGAAACCAATTTAAGCTTCCATGTGGTTACTATAAATTACAAAGGGGGAAATGGTGATATGAAACACTCAGACAAATCCTCTGGCAATGTCTTTACATATCATGTAGAAGTTGTTTTAGTTTCACATTTTCACAAACAAGCCAAATGCACAAGAGAATTGTAACAATTTTTAAGACTATTTCAAAAGGATGCCCCAAATGTTGCTAACAACTGATGTTCTTCACAGCATGTAGTGCTACACATGCACCAGTTAGTAGTTCTACCACATTATTTTCTAAGTCACAGTGTTAAACACCACTGTAAGTTAATCATATTTTTGTCTTTATCCCAAGACAGGGATTGTTTCCACATATGACTCCATTTTTAAGAGGCCAATGAGTTACAATGAAAAACTCCACCGATGTGACAGAGAACATGCAAATAGTCGAGGTCTTAACATTAATGATGAGGTAAGGTTTATATGCAGACATTAAAGTGGCTTCATTCATATTGACAACACTGGAGTTAGGTGTGTAGTGTGGAGAGACAGATGTGACAGAGACCCCTTGACAATGGGGCCCACTGTTCTTTGCAGAGCAGACTTATcgcagacctgacaaactcactacaccaaatGTGTCTTGCAGGATATTTATCTATAAAGAGTAACTTAGGCTATCAACAGAAAGCTTGTAACCTGTCCAGCTTCATATTACAAGTGCTGTGTGGTTTAAAGGAGCAGTGGTTTAATATGAAACCAGTGgtggaataatttttatagtggagaTGCTGAAATCCATTGAACAAAACTTTAAGTCCTGtatctgatggaaaccacttcaaaccaggaggtgctgctgcactCCCAGTACCCCTAATTCCAGCATCCCTGGTGAAACTGGTAAATTGGGATACACTGCATCTTAGGGTACAGAGAatctggaatttctgtgagtagccagtaccccaggggctggatatcacaggtgAACAATTCAAAGTGACTCAGGGGTTtgggtgcacctattgttaacctgcaaggcaaagattTGGCTGGCATAGCCTAGAGGAGAGTGCTTGAATGTCTGAAATGCTGATGGTGCTAGGGAGCTAACACCCAGTTACCAGAAGCAAGACTCCCTCACACCAGAGGCAGGAGATAACAAGTTGACTGTCTTGGGTACCCTAATAGCTGTCATAATAGGCACCTTAGCCTGTGATACACAAAGCCAGCACAataggcagggagccacctacgTGAGCCAATGGGAGACACcaaccagagaggggacatgctaagccctgcccctctctgactaggtgcctaagtccaggcTACACAGGGGTGCCTTGCTCTGCTAGTAATCTATGAACAGTGGACAGATAGGCGCTTGGCTCCCTAAATTTTTTGTGGGGCCTGAAACAACACAGCTGGGCAACAGGAGGCACTCATAACCTCTAGCCTAGCAAACAGGGTGCtcactgggatgtgggaaacctcCACTTCAAATCCCACCTCCACTTGAGGAGTAGGGATGTAAACATGGATCTtctacctctcaggtgagtgctctaacacCTGGGACAGGGTTTCCTCActgtctcctgttgaagttgttccactttaattaaacaacagaatacttAAATATGTATTGGGCCAAAGAATGTTAGAATGACTATAGCCTAGTAgatagagcactcacctgagatgtagTCACTCACTGTTCCACTTCTTCTCTGCtcaggatggggcaggagtggagggaagagAAAACTTGAACTAGGTCTTCCACATCCTGTCTGAGAACCCTAGGCTAAAGATTATAAGGGAGGTCcgtctcccctcccactccccagttTTGTTTGGGGCTCCATATGTGATTTAGGCAGCCGAACGCCTACCCTTCCTAGTTTATGACTCACACTGGCTTTTAGGAGGGCGAGAGGTGTTCGGACACCTATCTCAAGGAAGTAGTACACATGCTCAGGCAGGAGAAAAGCACTGAGGCATCTAGAGTGAGATTGCAGGATACATGCCCAGAGGCAATAGTTTAGGTTGAATAAGTTTAGGCGCTgaatgagtttaggcacctacagcatTAGGCAACAGCCAAGCAGGAGTTTTGTTGATCAGTGGTGTCTGTAAATGGGACTTATGCTCCCAAAGTATCCTAAGCCAGGTTCCGGGAAAGAGTAAAGCCATGCCCCTTAGACTGGGTAgacagtgtggatgttgcagttcagacagcagcacagGCTAGTCACCCAAGTATAGACCCAAGGGGTCAGCCAGGCTTTTACGGGGGTGGCTATCCCATGTTGCTGCCGCTGCCACAATGTCCACTGCtagttttagtgcactagctccaGCAACGCTAGCATGTTTCCAGCTGCCTGAGGGGGGATGCACACTCCCaactgctgtatagacatacccaaagacacacacaccctaTTTTCCTGAGTTAGCAGTCTCCTCTCTGTATATTTTCTGTATTCTCAGGGCTCAGTAGAGTTTGGGGAGTAGAACTAGGCTGAAAATGTTCTCTGTAGATTTCCCCCCTTAAGGCCCTGTGGATGTCCAAGTGAAGAGATCCTTGTAGGAGTTAATACTGCCCGGGCGGAGGGGTGCCCAGACACCAGCATGGGAGGGAAAATGCTCAGTTAGGAAGTTCCAAGATCAGTGAGAATTGCCCTGTGAATCTTGGGATTCTGAGTGGGTCATGGAACACTCCCAGTGTCTCTTCTGTATCTGAGCAGCTTCCTCCTAAACTCAATAGCAAAGTGCTTAGTAGACTTCATGGAGGAGCTGGCTAATCTCCCTTTTGGGGATCAAAACTCTGGTTTGCGGGGtgtttaatttccttttatttggtaGAGTTTAGGGGTACAAGTGAAGTGTCACTGTTGGAAATGTTATGTTGGCAAAGCATTTTTGAAGAGTAAGGTTCGGCAGCGTTTCCTACAGATGGTCAGGCTCCCGCTTTGCCTGATCTCCTCTGGAAGTTCACTCCGTAGTTGGATCAACTCAGCAGAGAATGCTTGACCCTGACCTTTGTGATCTGTATTGTCCCAGCAGAGCACAACTCCCCCAGTGGTCTACAGACCAAAGTTGTCTTTAATGTAGATTGTAGGCTTGATCCAAATTTATCAAGTATTTGTAGTGCTTAGAAGCTGTCACCTTAACCCTGCTGTAGGTGCCATCTTTATGTATCACCCTTTAGCTCTTAATACATTAGCACCTATAACCCCAGCCAGGATTAGGGGCGGACTGAGCTAGACGCTGTACAAACATACACGTTCTCACACAGTTGATGTTCCATCCACACTTTAGCTGCTGGAAGGAagaaaattttctctctcttctgcctcCAGAGCCTCCTGGTTGCTGTGACTCAGGAGGGTAATAATGATGCACTAATCTACATTTACAGCCAGTTCACATTTACAAGGTCAGCATCATAAccataaaattgtttttttttaaatgagacctTTAATTGCACAGAAATCAGTGGCTTAGTCCTCTACAATCGCCAGGGAAAGCTTCCTGCTTACCACAGGTGAGTCAGTGAGCCGATATTTTCAAGCTCAAGTTTCATTAACTCTTTTTTTGCAGTAAGTTATGTGGGTAGAATACATGAAGGTGTAATGAGGTAGCAGAGCATGAAAACTAGTTGGGAGCATTACAAGCATCACAGCCACACGTACATTGTACAGGTCATCCCAAATGCATGCTAATAAAACCTCTCTACTGACCTCCAAAAGCATACTAAATTCATTTATTACGTAGTCTGCAACTACTGACATGGATATCACCTCCACATGGTTAGGGTATGGCTATATATATGGGTATGTACATGTAATCAGGATATAGTCATTCAGAGCTTATCTCCATATCTTGCTGTCTCAGTGATGCATTCATGTTTTATCTCTATTAAAGTTCAGTCAGGAATTTTGGACAATACACTaatgatccaaatcccactgtaATTGTCTTTCTGCTAAACAAATGCATCTTGCTCTAACACATATTACACAGTTCTGTCTAGGCAGAAGGCCCACTTGTCACCAGCTGCTATACCAGATTTAGCAATCTATATTTGTCACAGCAGTGGATCCTCTACTGTTTTGcatgtgtgtttatatattaaggaatataaaatgtaaataatgtTCTTACAGGAACTGGCAAGACCCAGTGCTGTTTTGTCCTCTTCAGAATATGGGAGACACATAAACCAGCCCGTAGAGCAGTCGATCAGAGATTATGCAAGGATTAACTGTGTGCAGGCTGAGTTCTACAGGAAAAATGGAGTCACCTGCTTGTTGGAAAAACCTTCTCAAAGTCTCGAACCGTCCTAAAGCTCCTGTCCCCACCAACCATCGACATGCACATAGTATAACACAGTTTTCACAGCAATAAGAAAATGAAGATTGTTTTGCCTTTTCTTGTAATACTTTCCTTTAGCTGGTCAGTGTGACTTGgataaccacacacacacacacacacacacacacacacacaaagccataACAGCTGTCAGTTTCCCTATGTTAGTGTAAATGTACCTTGACATTTCATTAAAATTTTGCAAATAATTTCTCTACCAATTTTCAATGATGGCAATGTATTACAACAGAATAGAGCAAGTTTATTCTTCAAAGCATTTACAAACATCAACTTACAATCCACACAACCATTTCTATTAGATTcataagtattattatcccaatggaaaaactgaggcGGAAAGAggttaaggccaagattttccaaaacaAGTGCCTAAATCTGtaaccagaaaaaaatatataaaatattttcagatcaacctgaaaacaaaatttgttgAGATTTTTGGCaaactggaaattaaaaaaataaataagtcatTTGGGGGATCAAACTAAACCTTTCACTCAattcaaaatgaagtgttttgttttggtttcaaGTATTTAACTTTGTACAATAATATTGAAGGAAAATTTTATATGAAAAGTTATTTCAAATCAAAGACACCAAACTGACATGTTTTGACTTGGAGTACCTTTCCTAGATTTAAAGAAGAGCTCCGTATAgctcaaaaacttctctctctcaccaacagaagttgaacaaataaaatacattacctcacccaccttgtctctctgatttatttagatttttttggaCCAGAACACATCTCATAAAATGTTTCCATCGATCCTCTGAGTGGGCAAGTCCTTACAGACCTACTACGCTCTTTCAGTCATGTAAGGATTTCCAGACCCAGGAACTGAGAAGAAACTCCCTTTGTGAAGTCTCATTTATTAATTTTCTTCACACAGTACAAAACCCCTCTTCATAGGCCCTTCAAATCTAACCCTTAATCTAAACTCTCGGGCTAATCCCAGCAAGCATCCTCTCCTGAGGTCAGGATTTCCCAGTTCTTCTCTCAGCTGTAGCCTTCAGCCAGCTTTTCCCCTAGTAAGCTAGAAGAGTTTAACTCTACCCTGCTGGTCTCAGGAAACTGCTCTCTAGGATCACCTCCCTCCAACTGCGCTCTGGTAACCTTTTACCAGGCCTAGGTGCTTGTTGCTCAATTAGCTGCCTAGGTAGGCTGGCTGGCAGTTAATTGCTTACAGGtcagcagagatgagcttgttcTCCTTAAAAAGCCCTTCACTTGACGTGAATGGGAGCGGCTTTTAAAAATTGGGACATAGGAGCTTAAGTAGGAGTTTAGGTTTCTAACTTTAAGATGTTGCAAAATGGGTACCTAATGTGAGAGTGCAATTCCTGAAGGTGCTTAGGtgccactgcaatccacaaaactctcTCAGCTaccacctaaccctgtaggtgtCTAACCTCACTTGGTGCCTAAGTTTTTGCCTCTGGACATGCCTACTGCAGCCCGGGCACTTATCTCCTGCCTGAGCCCAAGAACAGCTCACAAAGTAGGGGAAGATAGGCAATCAGCTGCCTAATTCACCTGCTGGGGGCCATTGAGcttgcctactggatcaggcccctcagACAAGTTCACACAAAACAGCTTGTGAAGTGGTAGCAGGAAAAGGATCTCTCTTATAATCTTTAGCATAGTGGATAGGGTACTAACCCAAGATGTAGGAGACCTTTGGTTCAAGTCccaaaaaaaggggaaaagagaTTACAACAGGGCTCTGGCATCTGTCAGATGAGTACACTAAACTGCGGGATATTCTAATATAGGTCTCCCATACTGAAGTTGTCCCACTTTTAAACAAACTGAATAATTAAATTGACTCAAAAAATATTCAAAGCTAACTAGAGAAAAATGGTGCTGTGCTGCTCTTAAAGGTAAAGATAATACCTGGTGTTCTGACAAGAAAAATCCTGTTTGGTTCAGTACCCAAAGCAGCAGAAAATTATAAACATGAAGAGGACTCTAACTTGCACTAAATACTGTAGTTTGTTAGAAAGGGCTGACATGTCTCCTTAGGACACATTTGGGTTTGGACATTTTGGGTATTCATCTGAAAAAGTTCTCTCTAAAAGCACATTTAATTGATAGTAAACATCTCTCCTTTTCAGAGCAAAGTACTGAAATGTCTGCTTAAATGGTTGTGTAAATTTTATAACATAAGAgcagccaaactgggtcagaccaaaggtgcatctagcccagtatcctgtcttctgacagtggccagtgccaggtgctcccgagggaatgaatagaacaggtaatcatcaagtgatccatttcctgttgcccattctcagtttctggcaaacagaggctaggaacaccatccctgcccagcctggctaacagccatggAAGGACtgatccttcatgaatttatctagtttttttttttttaaacc from Gopherus evgoodei ecotype Sinaloan lineage chromosome 2, rGopEvg1_v1.p, whole genome shotgun sequence includes:
- the C2H5orf49 gene encoding uncharacterized protein C5orf49 homolog isoform X2, which encodes MSCTPKGTEPDGQREEESAAQTKGKHQLPLSALSAFSYIPSGRRDPQEHSYFHQEFKTGIVSTYDSIFKRPMSYNEKLHRCDREHANSRGLNINDESLLVAVTQEGNNDALIYIYSQFTFTRNWQDPVLFCPLQNMGDT
- the C2H5orf49 gene encoding uncharacterized protein C5orf49 homolog isoform X1 produces the protein MSCTPKGTEPDGQREEESAAQTKGKHQLPLSALSAFSYIPSGRRDPQEHSYFHQEFKTGIVSTYDSIFKRPMSYNEKLHRCDREHANSRGLNINDEELARPSAVLSSSEYGRHINQPVEQSIRDYARINCVQAEFYRKNGVTCLLEKPSQSLEPS